The Linepithema humile isolate Giens D197 chromosome 7, Lhum_UNIL_v1.0, whole genome shotgun sequence genome has a window encoding:
- the LOC105670068 gene encoding uncharacterized protein — translation MEQMIALSTQNPLSLLVKFGMMAWNNSCGIENCSGHGECHNGTCLCEIQFDGPECHIPNLSYYIAFATIFFVLAFVCLIQLVTCIVVEWQKMKAPSFLRACRVTTQKLLYFVVFLASVIRGAYFTSPTSFKEGWTRSFLSAYYPLLLSGSSLIVCFWAEVVHLRDIRWDKPQFLSKSFLAFVVFNILTYSLLFAECITAQAYSQEDQSFYTHIFNGCYAVLLFIVVVFFLIYGVEVFFKVRGGFLNEYQVASIATNKRTADEVKSQAEDQVTAKLFDPVPSTSTAEPLQMQHVNTSQLHQSRFGLLSQAFMLFIVVGFLFSETLSEFWKTKVPLYSRNWHDVVFRVIEVGVALWFPCVLWNCMSPEQLWILNPKRILKKLDLDQGKHIKEIELQEKNASQETAFLSDASSINSKDCWICYDSDRQDAGPLIQPCHCRGDVSAVHHDCLRRWLVESSVNADSLICKVCNTKYNVEHASRLDWQNSLTPRHCLQTIAIVTTMCASSAAAWIVIQLVEGPIIRMLAAGSALLIMYVCIRFLSLNTVVAYQRAKISSLNIVNSGSESDGAAHVTTISHTISVDLTKSDTASI, via the exons ATGGAACAAATGATTGCACTAAGCACACAGAATCCATTGTCTTTACTAGTTAAGTTTGGTATGATGGCTTGGAACAACAGTTGTGGAATTGAAAACTGTTCTGGCCACGGGGAATGCCATAATGGAACTTGCTTATGTGAG attCAATTTGATGGACCGGAATGTCATATCCCAAATCTAAGCTATTATATTGCCTTTGCCACAATCTTTTTCGTATTAGCTTTTGTTTGTTTGATACAACTTGTCACATGTATTGTTGTTGAATGGCAAAAAATGAAGGCACCGTCATTTTTGAGAGCCTGCAGAGTTACCActcagaaattattatattttgtagtttTTCTTGCATCAGTTATAAGAGGCGCATACTTTACGTCACCG ACTTCTTTTAAAGAAGGTTGGACCAGAAGTTTCCTGTCAGCTTATTATCCATTACTCTTAAGTGGATCATCGTTAATTGTTTGTTTTTGGGCTGAGGTAGTTCATCTAAGGGACATTCGATGGGACAAGCCTcagtttttatcaaaatctttTCTAGCTTTCGTCGTTTTCAACATATTAACATATTCTCTTCTATTCGCGGAATGCATTACAGCTCAAGCATACTCACAAGAAGATCAA agcttttatacacatatattcaatgGTTGTTACGCAGTACTTCTGTTTATTGTAGTGGTTTTCTTCTTGATATATGGCGTGGAAGTATTTTTCAAG gtTCGCGGTGGATTCTTAAATGAATATCAAGTTGCTTCCATTGCAACAAATAAACGTACAGCTGACGAAGTGAAGAGCCAAGCTGAGGATCAAGTAACAGCGAAATTATTTGACCCAGTTCCCTCTACATCTACAGCCGAGCCTTTGCAGATGCAACATGTGAACACATCACAATTACATCAGTCAAGATTTGGATTACTCTCTCAAGCATTCATGCTGTTTATAGTAGTGGGTTTCCTATTCAGTGAGACCCTCAGTGAATTTTGGAAAACaaa agTACCATTGTATAGTCGAAATTGGCATGACGTTGTATTTCGTGTCATTGAAGTTGGCGTAGCACTCTGGTTTCCTTGCGTTTTGTGGAACTGTATGAg CCCAGAGCAATTATGGATTCTAAATCCCAAGCGtatattgaagaaattagATCTGGATCAGGGGaaacatataaaagaaatcGAATTGCAAGAAAAGAATGCATCTCAAGAAACCGCATTCCTTTCCGACGCTTCGTCGATTAATAGTAAAGATTGTTGGATTTGTTATGACAGCGACCGACAAGATGCTGGTCCGCTCATACAACCATGCCATTGTAGAGGTGATGTAAGCGCTGTACATCACGATTGTCTGCGTCGTTGGCTCGTTGAG AGTTCTGTAAATGCTGACAGTCTCATTTGCAAAGTGTGCAATACAAAGTATAATGTTGAACATGCCAGTCGATTGGATTGGCAAAATAGTTTGACTCCACGCCATTGTCTACAAACTATCGCAATTGTTACCACGATGTGTGCATCTTCCGCCGCTGCATGGATAGTCATTCAACTTGTAGAAGGGCCAATTATTAGAATGCTCGCAGCTGGAAGTGCATTACTGATTATGTATGTCTGTATAAG ATTCTTAAGTTTGAACACCGTTGTGGCATATCAACGAGCCAAAATCTCGTCgttaaatattgttaacagTGGTAGTGAAAGTGATGGAGCTGCACATGTCACGACAATTAGTCATACGATTTCGGTGGACTTAACGAAATCGGATACGGCTTCGATATAA
- the Pp2A-29B gene encoding serine/threonine-protein phosphatase 2A 65 kDa regulatory subunit A alpha isoform isoform X1, with product MAASDSTTDDSLYPIAVLIDELKNEDVQLRLNSIKKLSTIALALGIERTRSELIPFLTETIYDEDEVLLALAEQLGTFTPLVGGPEYVHCLLPPLESLATVEETVVRDKAVESLRNIASQHSPADLEEHFVPLVQRLASGDWFTSRTSACGLFSVCYPRVNPAIKTELRNHFRTLCQDDTPMARRSAASKLGEFAKVVEIEYLKSDLIPMFVILAQDEQDSVRLLAVEACVSIAALLQQEDVEQLVMPTLRQCASDQSWRVRYMVADKFTDLQKAVGPEITKTDLVPAFQVLLKDIEAEVRAAAADKVRDFCQNLDQFNQESIIMTNILPIVKELVADPNQHVKSALASVIMGLSPILGKHNTIEHLLPLFLSQLRDECPEVRLNIISNLECVNEVIGIQQLSQSLLPAIVELAEDSKWRVRLAIIEYMPLLAGQLGVEFFDEKLNSLCMTWLVDHVYAIREAATLNLKKLVEKFGPEWAQNTVIPKVLAMSRDQNYLHRMTCLFCINVLAEVCGPEITTKVMLPTVLTMATDNVANVRFNVAKTLQRIGPFLEPSAVQTQVKPILDKLNTDSDVDVKYFASEAIAGIAG from the exons ATGGCAGCGAGCGACTCCACCACGGACGACAGCCTCTACCCGATCGCTGTTCTGATTGATGAGTTAAAAAACGAGGACGTTCAG ctACGTCTCAATTCTATCAAGAAGTTATCAACAATTGCGCTTGCGTTAGGTATTGAGCGAACAAGAAGTGAGCTGATACCGTTTTTGACAGAAACTATTTATGATGAAGATGAAGTTCTCCTTGCATTAGCTGAGCAACTTGGTACATTTACTCCTCTCGTTGGTGGACCAGAATATGTGCACTGTCTATTG CCACCACTTGAATCTTTGGCCACTGTGGAAGAAACTGTTGTGCGCGACAAAGCTGTGGAATCTTTAAGAAATATCGCAAGCCAACATAGTCCTGCAGATTTGGAGGAACATTTTGTTCCTTTGGTACAACGCTTAGCATCAGGGGATTGGTTTACGTCAAGAACATCAGCATGTGGCTTGTTCAGTGTTTGCTATCCAAGAGTGAACCCAGCtatcaaaa CGGAGTTGCGAAATCATTTTCGCACCTTGTGCCAGGATGATACACCTATGGCGCGACGATCAGCTGCGTCTAAACTAGGTGAATTCGCAAAAGTTGTGGAAATTGAGTATCTTAAATCTGATTTAATACCCATGTTTGTTATACTCGCTCAGGATGAACAA gatTCGGTTCGTCTTTTGGCAGTTGAAGCCTGTGTCAGCATTGCAGCATTGTTACAACAAGAAGACGTTGAACAGTTGGTTATGCCTACGCTTCGGCAGTGCGCTAGCGATCAATCATGGCGCGTTCGTTATATGGTGGCAGACAAGTTTACTGAT ctgcaAAAAGCTGTCGGTCCAGAAATAACGAAAACAGATCTTGTGCCAGCATTTCAAGTATTATTAAAGGATATTGAAGCAGAAGTGCGGGCTGCGGCTGCTGATAAAGTCCGCGATTTCTGTCAGAATCTTGATCAGTTCAATCAAGAGTCTATAATAATGACTAATATATTACCCATAGTTAAAGAACTTGTAGCAGATCCAAATCAGCATGTTAAGTCAGCTTTGGCAAGCGTGATCATGGGATTAAGTCCCATACTCGGCAAACATAA taCGATCGAGCATCTACTACCTTTATTCCTATCCCAGCTTAGAGATGAGTGCCCCGAGGTGCGACTCAATATCATTAGCAACTTAGAATGTGTTAACGAAGTTATTGGAATACAGCAGTTGTCGCAATCCCTCTTACCTGCTATCGTGGAATTAGCCGAGGACTCTAAATGGCGTGTGCGACTGGCCATCATCGa ATACATGCCGTTGTTGGCCGGACAGCTTGGAGTGGAATTCTTTGacgagaaattaaattctttgtgTATGACTTGGTTGGTGGATCATGTTTATGCTATTCGGGAAGCGGCTACGTTAAATCTGAAGAAACTGGTGGAAAAGTTTGGTCCTGAATGGGCACAGAATACTGTGATTCCCAAAGTATTAGCTATGTCCAGGGATCAGAATTATCTACATAGAATGACATGCTTGTTCTGTATTAAT GTTTTGGCAGAAGTGTGTGGTCCGGAAATAACAACAAAGGTGATGCTTCCAACGGTACTGACAATGGCTACCGATAACGTTGCGAATGTAAGATTTAATGTCGCTAAGACTCTCCAACGGATTGGACCTTTCCTCGAACCGTCAGCAGTTCAAACTCAAGTAAAACCCATTCTTGATAAACTCAACACTGACAGCGATGTagatgtgaaatattttgcttcgGAAGCAATTGCTGGCATTGCAG GTTGA
- the Pp2A-29B gene encoding serine/threonine-protein phosphatase 2A 65 kDa regulatory subunit A alpha isoform isoform X2, translating to MAASDSTTDDSLYPIAVLIDELKNEDVQLRLNSIKKLSTIALALGIERTRSELIPFLTETIYDEDEVLLALAEQLGTFTPLVGGPEYVHCLLPPLESLATVEETVVRDKAVESLRNIASQHSPADLEEHFVPLVQRLASGDWFTSRTSACGLFSVCYPRVNPAIKTELRNHFRTLCQDDTPMARRSAASKLGEFAKVVEIEYLKSDLIPMFVILAQDEQDSVRLLAVEACVSIAALLQQEDVEQLVMPTLRQCASDQSWRVRYMVADKFTDLQKAVGPEITKTDLVPAFQVLLKDIEAEVRAAAADKVRDFCQNLDQFNQESIIMTNILPIVKELVADPNQHVKSALASVIMGLSPILGKHNTIEHLLPLFLSQLRDECPEVRLNIISNLECVNEVIGIQQLSQSLLPAIVELAEDSKWRVRLAIIEYMPLLAGQLGVEFFDEKLNSLCMTWLVDHVYAIREAATLNLKKLVEKFGPEWAQNTVIPKVLAMSRDQNYLHRMTCLFCINVLAEVCGPEITTKVMLPTVLTMATDNVANVRFNVAKTLQRIGPFLEPSAVQTQVKPILDKLNTDSDVDVKYFASEAIAGIAA from the exons ATGGCAGCGAGCGACTCCACCACGGACGACAGCCTCTACCCGATCGCTGTTCTGATTGATGAGTTAAAAAACGAGGACGTTCAG ctACGTCTCAATTCTATCAAGAAGTTATCAACAATTGCGCTTGCGTTAGGTATTGAGCGAACAAGAAGTGAGCTGATACCGTTTTTGACAGAAACTATTTATGATGAAGATGAAGTTCTCCTTGCATTAGCTGAGCAACTTGGTACATTTACTCCTCTCGTTGGTGGACCAGAATATGTGCACTGTCTATTG CCACCACTTGAATCTTTGGCCACTGTGGAAGAAACTGTTGTGCGCGACAAAGCTGTGGAATCTTTAAGAAATATCGCAAGCCAACATAGTCCTGCAGATTTGGAGGAACATTTTGTTCCTTTGGTACAACGCTTAGCATCAGGGGATTGGTTTACGTCAAGAACATCAGCATGTGGCTTGTTCAGTGTTTGCTATCCAAGAGTGAACCCAGCtatcaaaa CGGAGTTGCGAAATCATTTTCGCACCTTGTGCCAGGATGATACACCTATGGCGCGACGATCAGCTGCGTCTAAACTAGGTGAATTCGCAAAAGTTGTGGAAATTGAGTATCTTAAATCTGATTTAATACCCATGTTTGTTATACTCGCTCAGGATGAACAA gatTCGGTTCGTCTTTTGGCAGTTGAAGCCTGTGTCAGCATTGCAGCATTGTTACAACAAGAAGACGTTGAACAGTTGGTTATGCCTACGCTTCGGCAGTGCGCTAGCGATCAATCATGGCGCGTTCGTTATATGGTGGCAGACAAGTTTACTGAT ctgcaAAAAGCTGTCGGTCCAGAAATAACGAAAACAGATCTTGTGCCAGCATTTCAAGTATTATTAAAGGATATTGAAGCAGAAGTGCGGGCTGCGGCTGCTGATAAAGTCCGCGATTTCTGTCAGAATCTTGATCAGTTCAATCAAGAGTCTATAATAATGACTAATATATTACCCATAGTTAAAGAACTTGTAGCAGATCCAAATCAGCATGTTAAGTCAGCTTTGGCAAGCGTGATCATGGGATTAAGTCCCATACTCGGCAAACATAA taCGATCGAGCATCTACTACCTTTATTCCTATCCCAGCTTAGAGATGAGTGCCCCGAGGTGCGACTCAATATCATTAGCAACTTAGAATGTGTTAACGAAGTTATTGGAATACAGCAGTTGTCGCAATCCCTCTTACCTGCTATCGTGGAATTAGCCGAGGACTCTAAATGGCGTGTGCGACTGGCCATCATCGa ATACATGCCGTTGTTGGCCGGACAGCTTGGAGTGGAATTCTTTGacgagaaattaaattctttgtgTATGACTTGGTTGGTGGATCATGTTTATGCTATTCGGGAAGCGGCTACGTTAAATCTGAAGAAACTGGTGGAAAAGTTTGGTCCTGAATGGGCACAGAATACTGTGATTCCCAAAGTATTAGCTATGTCCAGGGATCAGAATTATCTACATAGAATGACATGCTTGTTCTGTATTAAT GTTTTGGCAGAAGTGTGTGGTCCGGAAATAACAACAAAGGTGATGCTTCCAACGGTACTGACAATGGCTACCGATAACGTTGCGAATGTAAGATTTAATGTCGCTAAGACTCTCCAACGGATTGGACCTTTCCTCGAACCGTCAGCAGTTCAAACTCAAGTAAAACCCATTCTTGATAAACTCAACACTGACAGCGATGTagatgtgaaatattttgcttcgGAAGCAATTGCTGGCATTGCAG CGTAG
- the LOC105669972 gene encoding ornithine decarboxylase 1-like: MSLDDFNEIKVFDDAVDNMDIIKTIININNQEDGFYIVDIGDVIKKHHEWVTKLPRVTPHFAIKCNPDPTVIKILAALNAGFDCASEQEIKQVMQYGVHGDRIIFANPYKCPSHIKYAKKMGVTQMTVDSKLELLKIKDLYPQAKIVIRIRCDAKNSEVDLGLKFGCEPDEEAVQLIRFTMNLGLTLHGFSFHVGSPCGELNAFSRGIAMCRRLITIAEKMGCKDVRLIDIGGGFPGEKGTEIDKLANLINDAIQDLDPNIKVISEPGRYYVASAFTLASYLHSKRLAHKNDKITRMYYINVGTYNSFIEELMGLKTNRIPKILFEPASDEKFLSTLWGPTCDSYDVIFQNALLPELHIGDWLVWEDMGAYTLSICSTFNGFPTPTVVPIIRKRQWENLMTEIKLMQRSKEFIEWSESMQRENYIESR; this comes from the exons ATGTCTCTCGACGACTTCAACGAGATTAAAGTCTTTGACGATGCAGTGGACAATAtggatattattaaaactataattaatataaacaatcaAGAAGACGGTTTCTATATCGTCGACATCGgtgatgttattaaaaaacatcaCGAATGGGTGACCAAACTTCCACGGGTTACTCCGCACTTTG cGATTAAATGTAATCCCGATCCTACagtaatcaaaatattagCCGCTTTGAATGCTGGTTTTGATTGCGCATCTGAG CAAGAAATTAAACAAGTAATGCAATATGGTGTACACGGTGATCGGATCATATTCGCAAATCCGTACAAGTGCCCATCTCATATCAAATATGCCAAGAAAATGGGTGTTACGCAGATGACAGTTGACAGCAAGCTGGAACTGTTGAAGATTAAAGATCTTTATCCTCAGGCCAA AATAGTGATACGTATACGATGTGATGCAAAAAACTCCGAAGTTGATCTTGGATTGAAATTCGGCTGCGAACCGGATGAGGAGGCCGTGCAATTGATACGATTCACAATGAATCTCGGTTTGACTCTGCACGGCTTCAGTTTTCATGTCGGCAGTCCGTGCGGAGAGCTGAACGCATTCAGTAGAGGCATTGCGATGTGCAGACGATTGATCACAATCGCCGAAAAGATGGGCTGCAAAGACGTGCGATTAATTGATATCGGTGGCGGTTTTCCCGGCGAGAAAGGAACGGAGATTGATAAG CTTGCCAATTTAATTAACGATGCAATCCAAGATCTTGATCCCAACATAAAAGTTATTAGCGAGCCTGGCAGATATTACGTTGCATCAGCATTTACTCTGGCTTCATACTTGCATTCCAAACGACTTGCtcataaaaatgacaaaattacgAGAATGTATTACATAAACGTTGGAacatataattcatttatagAGGAATTAATGGGTTTAAAGACTAACAGAATCCCGAAAATTCTCTTCGAG cCGGCGAgcgatgaaaaatttctttcgacTTTATGGGGACCAACTTGCGACTCGTAtgatgtaatttttcaaaatgcattattgcCGGAACTTCACATTGGCGATTGGCTGGTTTGGGAAGACATGGGTGCTTACACTTTATCTATATGCTCCACATTTAATGGATTCCCAACTCCAACAGTCGTACCGattattagaaaaagacaATG GGAAAATTTAATGACGGAAATTAAACTGATGCAAAGGTCTAAAGAATTCATAGAATGGTCCGAATCAATGCAAAGGGAAAATTACATTGAGAGCCGCTGa